A window from bacterium encodes these proteins:
- a CDS encoding putative glycoside hydrolase — translation MKLYLSLLLTFTLCGSTGPAAWAQAQTRALWGFTPEGPFAGTPKETAAALYQNNINAVFVDTISPELHQTLKSIGVKVYTTMNVFGGNAPWRRYPQLRPVDRQGNRVAAVPGNGICPTQRWYWPRLLRQIAQKRDAGFDGIWLDFLRFSGHWETPTPDLLETCFCDSTLADFERSSSLVIPEDLPIDTSNGGPANAKAGLLAAKANWILTHHRREWIIYKIGVIADFAQQARETIAKKPGVVLGLFSVPWQREEYGRALINMLGQDYRRLSSHFDVFSPMLYHELCGRPVEWISQFVQYTARETNKPVCPIIQTDLGGAHKVPDDEFSAAVLHGLEAPATGIIIFRQQTLLSAKQLSILRATWQ, via the coding sequence ATGAAACTCTACCTCTCCCTTTTGCTCACCTTCACCCTTTGCGGCAGCACGGGCCCGGCAGCCTGGGCGCAAGCGCAAACGCGTGCGCTGTGGGGCTTCACGCCGGAAGGCCCGTTTGCCGGCACGCCCAAGGAAACCGCGGCCGCGCTTTATCAAAACAACATCAATGCGGTTTTTGTGGATACGATTTCGCCGGAACTGCACCAGACACTCAAATCCATCGGCGTCAAAGTCTACACCACGATGAATGTCTTCGGCGGAAATGCGCCTTGGCGGCGGTATCCCCAGCTCCGGCCGGTGGATCGCCAGGGCAATCGCGTGGCCGCGGTGCCCGGCAACGGCATTTGCCCGACGCAGCGCTGGTATTGGCCGCGCCTCCTGCGCCAGATTGCACAAAAACGCGATGCCGGTTTCGACGGCATCTGGCTCGACTTTCTGCGCTTCAGCGGCCACTGGGAAACGCCCACTCCGGATTTGCTGGAAACCTGCTTCTGCGACTCGACGCTGGCGGATTTCGAACGCAGCAGCAGCTTGGTGATTCCGGAAGACCTGCCGATCGACACGAGCAACGGCGGTCCGGCAAATGCCAAAGCCGGCCTGCTCGCTGCCAAAGCCAACTGGATTCTCACTCACCATCGCCGCGAGTGGATCATCTACAAGATCGGCGTGATTGCAGACTTTGCCCAGCAGGCGCGCGAAACGATTGCCAAGAAGCCAGGAGTAGTACTGGGACTGTTCAGCGTGCCCTGGCAGCGCGAAGAATATGGCCGCGCGCTGATCAACATGTTGGGCCAGGATTACCGCCGCCTCAGCAGCCATTTCGACGTCTTCTCTCCGATGCTCTACCACGAACTCTGCGGCCGGCCGGTGGAGTGGATTTCGCAGTTCGTGCAATACACCGCGCGCGAAACCAACAAGCCGGTGTGTCCCATCATCCAAACCGATCTCGGCGGGGCGCACAAAGTGCCCGATGACGAATTCAGCGCGGCCGTGCTGCACGGCCTGGAGGCGCCGGCAACGGGCATCATCATTTTCCGCCAGCAAACCTTGTTGAGCGCCAAACAACTCTCCATTCTGCGCGCGACCTGGCAGTGA
- a CDS encoding S8 family serine peptidase: MKKWWSLLALLLLAMMFSGQTTQQEQRPLFVPGEVVVRVSDPSLMAAMPSSKSVGPSDIFVVRDTTGKDVNTLVDELQSRPGVVYAEPNYLYYASEIPNDPQFSQLWGLNNTGQTGGTADADVDAPEAWDVQKGSSEVLVAVIDTGVDYKHPDLSANMWTNPGEDPWADPNDPRSGNGIDDDNNGYIDDWRGWDFVNRDNDPFDDNIHGTHVAGTIGAAGNNSVGVVGVNWNVRIMPLKFLSSSGSGSLSDAVEAITYAARFGAHVMNNSWGGGGRSQALEDAIKFANQQDALFVAAAGNNGTDNDATPNYPSNYEVENVLAVAAIDNKGNLALFGSGGGGGICGCVGNVLPTPGSNYGLTSVDLAAPGKDILSTTPNNSYQSLSGTSMATPHVSGIAALALAQFPGLTNLQLKQHLMNSVDIKSGLQGKMVTGGILNAFKAVSTTPAMAP, encoded by the coding sequence ATGAAAAAATGGTGGAGCCTGTTGGCCCTGTTACTGCTGGCCATGATGTTCAGCGGGCAAACGACCCAGCAGGAGCAACGGCCGTTGTTCGTTCCCGGCGAAGTCGTGGTCAGAGTCAGTGACCCCAGCTTGATGGCGGCCATGCCCTCCTCCAAGTCGGTCGGGCCGAGCGACATTTTCGTGGTGCGCGACACGACGGGCAAAGACGTCAACACCCTGGTCGATGAGCTGCAAAGCCGGCCGGGCGTGGTTTATGCCGAGCCCAATTATCTCTACTATGCCAGCGAAATTCCCAACGATCCACAATTCAGCCAGCTTTGGGGCCTCAACAACACCGGCCAGACCGGCGGCACAGCGGACGCCGACGTGGACGCACCCGAGGCGTGGGACGTGCAGAAAGGCAGCAGCGAGGTGTTGGTGGCGGTGATTGACACTGGCGTGGACTACAAGCATCCCGATCTCAGCGCCAACATGTGGACCAATCCCGGCGAGGATCCCTGGGCCGATCCCAATGATCCGCGCAGCGGCAACGGCATCGACGATGACAACAACGGTTACATCGATGACTGGCGCGGTTGGGATTTCGTCAATCGCGACAACGATCCCTTCGATGACAATATTCACGGCACGCATGTGGCGGGCACCATTGGCGCCGCAGGCAACAACAGCGTGGGCGTGGTGGGCGTGAATTGGAACGTCCGCATCATGCCGTTGAAATTTCTCAGCAGCAGCGGCTCGGGCAGCCTGTCGGACGCGGTGGAAGCAATCACCTATGCCGCCCGCTTTGGCGCGCACGTGATGAACAACAGTTGGGGCGGCGGCGGTCGCTCGCAAGCGCTGGAAGATGCGATCAAATTTGCGAACCAGCAGGATGCCTTGTTTGTTGCGGCTGCCGGCAATAACGGCACGGACAACGACGCCACGCCGAATTATCCCTCGAACTACGAAGTCGAAAACGTGCTGGCGGTGGCGGCCATCGACAACAAGGGCAATCTCGCGCTGTTCGGCTCCGGCGGTGGTGGCGGCATCTGCGGCTGCGTGGGCAATGTGTTGCCGACGCCCGGTTCCAACTACGGTCTCACCAGCGTGGACTTGGCCGCGCCCGGCAAGGACATTCTCAGCACCACGCCCAACAACAGCTATCAATCCCTCTCCGGTACTTCGATGGCAACCCCGCACGTGAGCGGCATCGCGGCGCTGGCGCTGGCGCAATTTCCCGGTCTCACCAACTTGCAGTTAAAGCAACACCTGATGAACTCGGTCGACATCAAATCCGGGCTGCAGGGCAAGATGGTGACCGGCGGCATTCTGAATGCTTTCAAAGCCGTGAGCACGACGCCGGCCATGGCACCGTAG
- a CDS encoding FAD-binding protein, translating to MKRKLRGEVLFDEVTRYLYSTDASLYQIPPVGVVLPRDREEAIQAVRTAIKYDVAILPRGGGTSLAGQAVGQALVVDCSKYLTRVLEFNQEAAWARVEPGLVRDNLNEQLKPSGLHFTPDVATSNRATVGGMIANNSSGAHSIRYGKTVDQVLALEAVLSDGSVVNWGALSPAAYEEKCRQPDLEGRIHRETQRIVRTHADEIRARFPKVMRRAGGYALDELLDQPQWNLAKLVCGSEGTLAFLTAATVRLAPLPKATALLLAHFDDLFDALRATAAILEYQPAAVELLDHLILTLAAQNLENRKRAASFVQGAPHAMLVIEFFGDHLDEILPKLEKLGGELQRQHRAYACTRALRPAEQNTVWSLRKAGLGLMLSMKGDFKPLPFIEDAAVPVAVLPDYIRDVIAIVQRHGREVSMYAHASVGLLHVRPIINLKQAEDVRLMRSISEQVLARVMHYGGMMSGEHGDGLVRSFHNPVFFGPQLYQAFREIKAAFDPHNRFNPGKIVDAQDIAENLRLGPHYHARPLYTHFHFQADGGFDRAVEMCTGVGACRKTLGGTMCPSYMATRDEEHSTRGRANALRAALTGAISPAQFTTARLRQVFDLCLACKGCKAECPSNVDVAKLKYEFLAHYYDEHGTPLRVHLFTRPEVLGRLGTLFPGLTNRLLQSNAMRRFFEMALGVDRRRVLPLYAAESFGRWFKRRKIQDNDDLQRPQVVLFNDTFLSYHEPDIGKAAVRVLEALGYRVVLADAGCCGRPLISNGRLRAARPRAEAVVDRLAVFAEQGLTIVGCEPSCVSAVTEDYPDLVREIDKAKMVAEHFLLIEDFVMQHLQQNEAPVAFKPLLQNILYHGHCHHKALFGTETSKAALTQAAGCNVTEVDSGCCGMAGVFGYEKEHYALSLKIGGQRLFPALSALPAEHRVVANGFSCRHQIEHATGRQALHVIEILAEALREETQQKPGQVI from the coding sequence TTGAAACGCAAACTGCGGGGAGAAGTTCTGTTCGACGAGGTGACCCGCTATCTCTACAGCACGGATGCAAGCTTGTATCAAATTCCGCCGGTGGGCGTGGTTTTGCCGCGCGATCGTGAGGAGGCGATTCAGGCGGTTCGCACTGCGATCAAGTATGACGTTGCAATCCTGCCGCGCGGCGGCGGCACCAGCCTCGCCGGCCAGGCGGTCGGCCAGGCCTTGGTGGTCGATTGCTCCAAATACCTGACGCGTGTGCTCGAGTTCAACCAGGAAGCAGCCTGGGCGCGAGTGGAGCCGGGCCTCGTGCGCGACAATTTGAACGAGCAGCTCAAGCCCAGCGGCCTGCACTTCACGCCGGATGTGGCCACCTCCAATCGCGCCACCGTGGGCGGCATGATTGCCAACAACTCTTCCGGCGCGCATTCGATTCGCTACGGCAAGACCGTCGATCAAGTGCTGGCGCTGGAGGCCGTGCTTTCCGACGGCAGCGTGGTGAATTGGGGCGCGCTTTCGCCGGCGGCCTATGAGGAAAAATGCCGGCAGCCGGATCTCGAAGGCCGGATTCATCGCGAGACGCAGCGCATCGTGCGCACCCACGCCGATGAAATCCGCGCGCGCTTTCCCAAAGTCATGCGCCGCGCCGGTGGCTACGCGCTCGACGAGCTGCTCGATCAACCGCAGTGGAATCTCGCCAAACTGGTATGCGGCTCGGAAGGCACGCTCGCTTTCCTCACCGCGGCCACCGTGCGCCTGGCGCCGCTGCCCAAGGCCACCGCGCTTTTGCTCGCGCATTTTGACGATCTCTTCGATGCGCTGCGCGCCACTGCCGCAATTTTGGAATACCAGCCGGCGGCGGTGGAATTGCTCGACCATCTCATCCTCACGCTCGCGGCGCAGAACCTCGAGAATCGCAAGCGCGCCGCGTCCTTCGTGCAAGGCGCGCCGCACGCCATGCTGGTGATCGAATTCTTCGGCGATCACCTCGACGAAATTCTGCCCAAGCTCGAAAAGCTGGGAGGCGAGTTGCAACGGCAGCACCGGGCCTATGCCTGCACTCGCGCCCTGCGGCCGGCGGAGCAAAACACCGTGTGGAGCTTGCGCAAGGCCGGCCTGGGCTTGATGCTGAGCATGAAGGGCGATTTCAAGCCGCTGCCGTTCATCGAGGATGCCGCCGTGCCGGTGGCGGTGCTGCCGGACTACATACGCGACGTCATCGCCATCGTGCAGCGCCACGGCCGCGAAGTTTCGATGTATGCCCACGCCAGCGTCGGGTTGCTGCACGTGCGGCCGATTATCAATCTCAAACAAGCCGAAGATGTCCGCCTGATGCGCAGCATTTCCGAACAAGTGCTGGCGCGGGTGATGCACTACGGCGGCATGATGAGCGGCGAACACGGCGACGGCCTGGTGCGCAGCTTTCACAATCCCGTCTTCTTCGGCCCGCAGCTCTATCAGGCGTTTCGCGAAATCAAGGCCGCCTTCGATCCGCACAACCGCTTCAATCCCGGCAAGATCGTGGACGCGCAGGACATCGCGGAGAATCTGCGCCTCGGCCCGCATTATCACGCGCGGCCGCTGTATACGCATTTTCACTTTCAGGCGGATGGCGGCTTTGACCGCGCCGTCGAAATGTGCACCGGGGTGGGCGCCTGCCGCAAAACCCTGGGCGGCACCATGTGCCCCTCCTACATGGCGACCCGCGACGAGGAACATTCCACTCGCGGCCGCGCCAATGCGCTGCGCGCCGCGCTCACCGGCGCAATCTCCCCAGCGCAATTCACCACCGCGCGGCTGCGGCAAGTGTTCGATTTGTGTCTGGCCTGCAAAGGCTGCAAGGCGGAATGCCCCTCCAACGTCGATGTTGCCAAATTGAAATACGAGTTTCTGGCGCACTACTATGACGAGCACGGCACGCCGCTGCGCGTGCATTTGTTCACACGGCCGGAGGTGCTCGGCCGCCTCGGCACTCTCTTTCCCGGCTTGACCAATCGCCTGCTGCAAAGCAATGCCATGCGCCGGTTTTTTGAAATGGCGCTCGGCGTCGACCGTCGCCGCGTGCTGCCGCTCTATGCCGCAGAGAGTTTTGGCCGGTGGTTCAAGCGCCGAAAAATCCAGGACAATGATGATCTCCAGCGTCCGCAAGTCGTGCTCTTCAATGATACATTTCTTTCTTACCACGAGCCTGACATTGGCAAAGCGGCGGTCAGAGTCTTGGAGGCGCTGGGCTATCGCGTGGTGCTGGCCGATGCCGGCTGCTGCGGCCGGCCGCTCATCTCCAACGGCAGGTTGCGGGCAGCGCGGCCGCGCGCGGAAGCGGTTGTCGATCGGCTCGCGGTGTTTGCCGAGCAGGGTTTGACGATTGTCGGTTGCGAGCCGAGTTGTGTCTCGGCAGTGACGGAAGATTATCCCGACCTGGTGCGCGAGATCGACAAAGCCAAAATGGTGGCCGAGCATTTCCTGCTGATCGAGGATTTCGTGATGCAGCATCTCCAGCAAAACGAGGCACCGGTTGCCTTCAAGCCGCTGCTGCAGAATATTCTCTATCACGGCCATTGCCATCACAAGGCGCTGTTCGGCACGGAGACTTCGAAAGCCGCGCTCACGCAAGCAGCGGGCTGCAACGTCACCGAAGTGGATTCCGGTTGTTGCGGCATGGCGGGCGTCTTTGGTTATGAAAAGGAGCATTACGCGCTTTCTCTGAAGATCGGCGGCCAGCGCCTGTTTCCTGCGCTCAGCGCGCTGCCCGCGGAGCATCGCGTGGTGGCCAACGGCTTCAGTTGCCGGCATCAAATCGAACACGCCACCGGCCGCCAGGCGCTGCATGTGATCGAGATTTTAGCGGAAGCGTTGCGGGAGGAGACACAACAAAAGCCTGGGCAAGTCATTTAG
- a CDS encoding glycerol-3-phosphate dehydrogenase/oxidase, translated as MNRLAMLQRLRSIDQWDVIIIGGGATGLGVAVESAARGYHTLLLEQGDFAQGTSSRSTKLIHGGVRYLRQGNLALVLEALHERGLLRQNAPQLVHHLAFVVPLYDWWEGPFYGIGLKLYDMLAGKLGLGPSQNLSREETLQRIPTLEPEGLRGGVIYYDGQFDDARLAVCLAQTAAGLGATVINYLKVTALLKSGDLIAGLAAEEVESGESFELQARVVINATGVFCDAIRQMDDPQAPNLIVPSQGIHLVLDRSFLPSDHAIMVPHTDDGRVLFAIPWHNRTLVGTTDTPIDEIHMEPRPLAAEVDFLLTHAARYLTQDPTPAHVLSVFAGLRPLVKSHEAATTAALSRDHSLIISPSGLLTITGGKWTTYRKMAQDTIDQAAEMAGLPEQASNTHSLRLHGWQAEADSQSHWSVYGSEAAALHELMAAQEGLAAQLHPNLPYRAVEVVWAARHEMARCVADVLARRTRALLLDAAASMAIAPAVAQLLAQELGRDEKWQAQQVAQYRELAQAYLL; from the coding sequence ATGAATCGCCTCGCAATGCTGCAACGGCTGCGATCGATCGATCAGTGGGACGTGATTATCATCGGCGGCGGCGCCACGGGCTTGGGCGTTGCAGTGGAGTCCGCGGCGCGCGGCTATCACACCCTGCTGCTGGAACAGGGCGACTTCGCGCAAGGCACTTCGAGCCGCAGCACCAAGTTGATTCATGGCGGCGTGCGCTATCTCAGACAGGGCAATCTCGCGCTGGTGCTGGAGGCGCTGCACGAACGCGGCCTGCTGCGCCAGAATGCGCCGCAGCTCGTGCATCATCTGGCGTTCGTGGTGCCGCTGTATGATTGGTGGGAAGGGCCGTTCTATGGCATTGGCCTGAAGTTGTATGACATGCTTGCCGGCAAACTGGGATTGGGTCCCTCGCAAAATCTCTCGCGCGAAGAAACGCTGCAGCGCATTCCCACGCTCGAGCCGGAGGGCCTGCGCGGCGGGGTGATCTACTATGATGGCCAGTTCGACGATGCCCGGCTGGCCGTTTGCCTGGCGCAGACTGCCGCCGGGCTGGGGGCCACCGTGATCAACTATCTCAAGGTCACTGCGTTGCTGAAATCCGGCGACCTGATTGCCGGCTTGGCCGCCGAAGAGGTGGAAAGCGGTGAAAGCTTCGAATTACAGGCGCGCGTTGTGATCAACGCCACCGGCGTGTTTTGCGATGCGATTCGGCAGATGGACGATCCGCAAGCGCCCAATTTGATCGTGCCGAGCCAGGGCATTCATCTCGTGCTCGACCGGTCATTTCTGCCGAGTGATCATGCCATTATGGTGCCGCACACGGATGACGGCCGCGTGCTGTTTGCCATCCCCTGGCACAATCGCACGCTGGTCGGCACTACGGACACGCCCATCGATGAAATTCACATGGAGCCGCGGCCGCTGGCAGCCGAAGTGGATTTTCTGCTCACACACGCGGCGCGCTACCTCACGCAAGACCCAACGCCGGCGCATGTGCTGAGTGTGTTCGCCGGCTTGCGGCCGCTGGTGAAGTCACACGAGGCCGCCACCACGGCAGCATTGTCGCGCGATCACAGCCTGATCATCTCGCCCTCCGGCCTGCTCACCATCACCGGCGGCAAGTGGACCACCTACCGCAAGATGGCGCAGGATACGATCGATCAAGCCGCGGAAATGGCGGGTTTGCCGGAGCAGGCCTCCAACACGCACAGCCTGCGACTGCACGGCTGGCAGGCGGAAGCGGACAGCCAATCGCACTGGTCGGTCTACGGCTCCGAGGCCGCTGCGCTGCACGAGTTGATGGCGGCGCAGGAGGGGCTGGCCGCGCAGTTGCATCCCAATCTGCCTTATCGTGCCGTGGAAGTCGTGTGGGCGGCACGGCATGAAATGGCGCGCTGCGTGGCCGACGTGCTGGCGCGGCGCACACGCGCGCTGCTGCTGGACGCCGCCGCCAGCATGGCCATTGCCCCGGCGGTGGCGCAGTTGCTGGCGCAGGAGTTGGGCCGCGATGAAAAGTGGCAGGCGCAGCAAGTCGCGCAGTATCGCGAACTGGCGCAAGCTTACTTGCTGTGA
- a CDS encoding histidine kinase, producing the protein MTLRTKTALHNLGWLFLLFVLAAESAAQVLPFEHYTTKDGLPSNWITAMEQDSGGYLWIGSNEGLAVFDGVQFRSYSVVDGLPVNQVWALAASQASPGVMWIGTQDGVARFERGRFTSFRLDATGSADGNSVHDLIEDRAGTLWCGTYAGVYMVQQGRARLIPIDNQTGAVSFIHPISDSLLLVGIDAHVYRYLPQQRQAQRLLTIRHFSEPAFGMTQDERGDIWIVARDSTVYHIRDREIVAARRLSFGASRLGGLSVIVDQYGYLWISTGDGIGFIHRDDFAEGEIIRYTTENGLLENTIACSRRDREDNLWFGGFSKGLCKLAERASFDFPLTDLRPSAMNRAAAVDSAGHFFVASGAGLWEIWKNPGDKWEKYLHRLERPELPGRIYSVDFARDGSLWVCFAQGGLREYRVTRHLRQPSTLTAGRTLAAGSELPQAILLGFIIDRNNHLWCSLMNAGVVQVDLSSGRVRAMHTVATGLPDATVLAIHQDRDGNLWFGGFEQGLSVFAPEGDGYRLQRKLTTADGLPDNFIRALLQHSNGEMWIGTRFHGIAILSANGCETISTKDGLLGNAVNCFVEDHSGRMWLGTSQGIQYTKSATARELVTPERMRGRQIGTLGKWPATSGVWALTWEGLTLYAPERDDLAPAPPPIHLTGLRVKGRAVVLQNGLRFSHDENVCEIHFAGISFREAGAVQYRYRLIGADTEWQGPTKQRQVTYATLRPGTYTFEVVALNAAGVVSRAPARLVFTIVPPLWRRWWFLGLAAAGLSGLVVLLVRLRVRRLLEIEKIRGRIATDLHDDIGAGLTHIGLLSEIALRQYRARPAPEAGGNPSPAAPDSIENAISRMGTVARELSTEMSDVVWSINPKHDSLEALWHRLRNFANEICKAKNIALTFEVDPTIARLKLNPELRRGLLLIAKEALTNMAKYSGSASAAVRLQLEGKALVVVVEDCGRGFASTRLGQGRGNGLTNMRSRAEKLHGTCAITSAIGRGTRVVARIPLP; encoded by the coding sequence ATGACCCTCAGAACAAAGACTGCCCTCCACAACCTTGGCTGGCTCTTCCTGCTATTTGTCCTCGCTGCGGAGAGCGCTGCACAAGTTCTTCCGTTCGAACATTACACCACCAAAGATGGTTTGCCTTCCAATTGGATTACGGCCATGGAGCAGGACTCGGGCGGCTATCTTTGGATCGGCTCGAATGAAGGGTTGGCGGTTTTTGACGGCGTGCAATTCCGTTCTTACAGCGTGGTGGACGGCCTGCCGGTGAATCAGGTTTGGGCATTGGCCGCCAGCCAAGCCAGCCCCGGCGTGATGTGGATCGGAACGCAGGACGGCGTCGCCCGCTTCGAACGCGGCAGGTTCACCAGCTTCCGGCTGGATGCAACCGGCTCCGCCGACGGCAACAGCGTGCACGATCTGATCGAAGATCGCGCCGGCACACTATGGTGCGGCACTTATGCCGGCGTTTACATGGTGCAGCAGGGCCGCGCCCGCTTGATTCCCATCGACAACCAAACCGGTGCCGTATCCTTCATTCATCCGATCAGCGACAGCCTTCTCCTCGTCGGGATCGATGCCCATGTTTACCGGTATCTCCCGCAGCAGCGGCAGGCACAACGCCTGCTGACGATACGGCATTTTTCCGAACCGGCATTCGGCATGACGCAAGATGAGCGAGGCGACATTTGGATCGTGGCGCGCGACAGTACCGTCTATCATATTCGTGACCGCGAGATTGTTGCGGCGCGGCGCTTGTCGTTTGGCGCCTCGCGGCTGGGCGGGTTGAGCGTTATCGTTGACCAGTACGGTTATTTGTGGATCAGCACCGGCGACGGCATCGGATTCATCCACCGCGATGATTTTGCCGAGGGCGAAATCATTCGCTACACCACTGAGAATGGCCTGCTCGAAAACACCATTGCCTGCAGCCGGCGCGATCGCGAGGACAATCTCTGGTTCGGCGGTTTCAGCAAAGGCCTGTGCAAATTGGCCGAGCGCGCCAGCTTTGATTTTCCCCTCACGGACTTGCGGCCCTCGGCCATGAATCGCGCCGCGGCCGTGGATTCTGCCGGGCATTTCTTCGTGGCTTCCGGTGCCGGCCTGTGGGAAATCTGGAAGAATCCCGGCGACAAGTGGGAAAAATACCTGCACCGCCTGGAGCGCCCCGAACTGCCCGGCCGTATCTACTCCGTTGACTTCGCGCGCGACGGTAGCCTCTGGGTTTGTTTCGCCCAAGGCGGATTGCGGGAGTACCGCGTGACGCGCCATCTGCGCCAGCCCTCCACACTGACTGCCGGCCGCACTCTGGCGGCGGGCAGCGAACTGCCGCAAGCCATTTTGCTCGGCTTCATCATTGATCGCAACAACCACTTGTGGTGCAGCCTGATGAACGCCGGCGTGGTTCAAGTCGATCTCAGCAGTGGCCGCGTGCGCGCCATGCACACCGTGGCCACCGGACTACCGGATGCCACGGTGCTGGCCATCCATCAGGATCGCGACGGCAACCTCTGGTTCGGCGGCTTTGAGCAGGGCCTGTCAGTCTTTGCTCCGGAAGGCGACGGCTACCGGCTGCAACGCAAACTCACCACCGCAGACGGCCTGCCGGACAACTTCATTCGCGCCTTGCTGCAGCACAGCAACGGCGAGATGTGGATCGGCACACGCTTCCACGGGATTGCGATCCTCTCGGCGAACGGTTGCGAGACTATTTCCACCAAGGATGGCTTGTTGGGCAATGCGGTGAACTGCTTTGTGGAGGACCACAGCGGCCGAATGTGGCTCGGCACTTCGCAGGGCATCCAGTACACCAAATCTGCCACAGCGCGCGAGTTGGTGACTCCCGAACGAATGCGCGGCAGGCAAATCGGCACTTTGGGCAAGTGGCCGGCGACCTCCGGCGTGTGGGCTTTAACGTGGGAAGGGTTGACACTCTACGCGCCCGAGCGCGATGACCTCGCGCCGGCGCCGCCGCCGATTCATCTCACCGGCTTGCGGGTGAAGGGCCGCGCGGTCGTCCTGCAAAACGGGCTGCGGTTTTCCCATGACGAAAACGTCTGCGAGATTCATTTTGCCGGCATCAGCTTTCGCGAGGCCGGCGCCGTGCAGTATCGCTATCGCTTGATCGGCGCCGATACCGAATGGCAGGGTCCGACCAAACAGCGCCAGGTGACCTATGCCACGCTGCGGCCGGGCACCTACACCTTCGAGGTCGTGGCACTCAATGCCGCCGGCGTGGTGAGCCGGGCGCCGGCGCGCCTGGTCTTCACCATTGTTCCGCCGCTGTGGCGGCGCTGGTGGTTCCTCGGGCTGGCCGCTGCGGGATTGAGCGGCCTGGTGGTTTTACTGGTGCGGCTGCGCGTGCGGCGACTGCTGGAGATTGAAAAGATCCGCGGCCGCATCGCCACCGATTTGCATGATGACATCGGTGCGGGCTTGACGCATATCGGCCTGCTCTCGGAAATCGCGTTGCGCCAATACCGCGCGCGGCCGGCGCCGGAAGCAGGCGGCAACCCCTCCCCGGCGGCGCCTGACAGCATCGAGAATGCCATCAGCCGCATGGGCACGGTGGCGCGCGAGCTTTCCACGGAAATGAGTGACGTCGTGTGGTCGATCAATCCCAAACATGACTCGCTTGAGGCGCTGTGGCATCGCTTGCGCAATTTTGCCAACGAGATCTGCAAAGCGAAAAACATCGCCCTGACTTTTGAAGTCGATCCCACGATTGCCAGGCTGAAACTAAATCCGGAATTGCGGCGCGGCTTGCTGTTGATCGCAAAAGAGGCGCTGACCAACATGGCCAAATATTCCGGCAGTGCCAGCGCGGCGGTGCGCCTGCAACTGGAAGGCAAGGCCCTGGTGGTGGTGGTCGAGGATTGCGGCCGGGGCTTCGCCAGCACGCGCCTGGGCCAGGGCCGCGGCAACGGCTTAACCAATATGCGCAGCCGCGCAGAAAAACTGCACGGCACGTGCGCAATCACTTCGGCAATCGGCCGCGGCACGCGGGTGGTCGCCCGCATCCCGCTGCCCTGA